In Flavobacterium endoglycinae, one DNA window encodes the following:
- a CDS encoding RNA polymerase sigma factor, whose protein sequence is MKTRALHLNSVDDNTLWNDLKNGDEKSFSLLFERYYNDLVNYGNSLSPYEEKVQDCIQDVFTDIWVYRNSLQTAVVVKAYLLSSVRKRIARLYERDHIFRKTASTDDIAFLLEFSVENDLLDDDYATKEKVHYLNRLLNELPPRQKEALYLRYHQGLSVEQIAEMLDVNYQSASNLLHRGLLTLRKEWKGTLPLITLLFSSTL, encoded by the coding sequence ATGAAGACCCGAGCCCTGCACCTCAATTCTGTTGATGATAATACACTTTGGAATGATTTAAAAAATGGAGATGAAAAGTCATTTTCATTATTATTTGAAAGATATTATAACGACTTAGTAAATTATGGAAATTCTCTTTCACCTTACGAAGAGAAAGTTCAGGATTGTATACAAGATGTCTTTACAGATATATGGGTATATCGTAATTCGCTGCAGACGGCTGTGGTTGTGAAAGCGTATCTATTATCAAGTGTGAGAAAGAGAATTGCTCGTTTATACGAAAGAGATCATATTTTTAGAAAAACAGCAAGTACTGACGATATTGCGTTTCTTTTAGAATTTTCGGTTGAAAACGATCTTTTAGATGATGACTATGCAACAAAAGAAAAAGTTCACTATTTAAACAGGCTTTTAAATGAATTGCCTCCAAGACAAAAAGAAGCCTTGTATTTGCGTTATCATCAAGGATTAAGTGTGGAGCAGATTGCAGAGATGCTTGATGTGAATTATCAGTCTGCAAGTAATTTGTTACACCGCGGATTACTTACTCTCCGTAAAGAATGGAAAGGTACTTTACCCCTAATTACACTATTGTTTTCAAGCACTCTTTAA
- the sucD gene encoding succinate--CoA ligase subunit alpha, giving the protein MSVLVNKDSKIIVQGFTGSEGTFHASQMIEYGTNVVGGVTPGKGGTSHLDRPVFNTVKDAVDQAGADTSIIFVPPAFAADAIMEAADAGIKVIIAITEGIPVADMIKANNYVKERNSRLIGPNCPGVITPGEAKVGIMPGFVFKKGNVGIVSKSGTLTYEAADQVVKQGLGITTAIGIGGDPIIGTTTKEAVELLMNDPETEAIIMIGEIGGQLEADAARWVKADGNRKPVIGFIAGETAPAGRTMGHAGAIVGGSDDTAAAKKQIMRDNGIHVVDSPAEIGKKVKEVLG; this is encoded by the coding sequence ATGAGTGTTTTAGTTAATAAAGATTCCAAAATAATTGTTCAGGGATTTACAGGAAGCGAAGGAACTTTCCACGCTTCTCAAATGATCGAGTATGGTACTAACGTTGTTGGTGGTGTTACTCCAGGAAAAGGAGGTACAAGCCATTTAGACCGTCCAGTTTTTAATACAGTAAAAGATGCTGTTGACCAAGCTGGAGCTGATACTTCTATCATTTTCGTTCCGCCAGCTTTTGCTGCTGATGCAATTATGGAAGCTGCTGATGCAGGAATTAAAGTAATTATCGCTATTACAGAAGGTATTCCTGTTGCAGACATGATTAAAGCAAATAATTATGTTAAAGAAAGAAATTCTAGATTAATTGGTCCTAACTGTCCAGGAGTTATTACTCCAGGTGAGGCTAAAGTTGGAATTATGCCAGGTTTCGTTTTCAAAAAAGGAAATGTTGGTATCGTTTCTAAATCAGGAACTTTAACTTACGAAGCTGCTGATCAAGTTGTAAAACAAGGATTAGGAATCACGACAGCTATCGGAATTGGTGGAGATCCAATCATTGGAACTACAACTAAAGAAGCTGTTGAATTATTAATGAACGATCCAGAAACTGAAGCAATCATTATGATTGGTGAAATTGGAGGTCAATTAGAAGCTGATGCTGCTAGATGGGTAAAAGCTGATGGTAACCGTAAACCAGTTATTGGTTTTATCGCTGGAGAAACTGCTCCTGCTGGTAGAACAATGGGGCACGCTGGTGCTATCGTTGGAGGTTCTGATGATACTGCTGCTGCTAAAAAACAAATTATGAGAGACAACGGAATTCACGTTGTTGATTCACCAGCTGAAATTGGTAAAAAAGTAAAAGAAGTACTTGGATAA